The following coding sequences lie in one Spea bombifrons isolate aSpeBom1 chromosome 5, aSpeBom1.2.pri, whole genome shotgun sequence genomic window:
- the EXOG gene encoding nuclease EXOG, mitochondrial, with the protein MSGPFSSRLFSRRRSFLGGFVVGATAAGASCLAALQLWDRRREEPEKSPLEEFGFPRAGAEVRRYLNHALSYDQAKKTPRWVIEHLSKDKLDGIADRQHCKFKPDPNIPKIFSASNEDYYKSGWSRGHMAPAGDNKFSTEAMAETFYLSNIVPQNYENNAGFWNRLEMYCRDLTKKYDDVWVVSGPLVLPETQEDGRKRVSYQVIGKDDVAVPSHLYKVILARQQDSAEALAVGAFVVPNIPIGFDRQLPEYQVQLEELEKMSGLIFFPGADGFKDLCEEDGCRLIQLEEFKLYIAGRRMKNARNLQKVEKIMSELREADIKPDDYLTSLYEQKRKELSVETNDQQERRRG; encoded by the exons ATGTCCGGGCCGTTCTCCAGCAGGCTGTTCTCCCGCCGCCGTTCCTTCCTCGGAGGGTTTGTAGTGGGGGCCACAGCTGCCGGTGCTTCCTGCCTGGCCGCTCTGCAGCTGTGGGAccggaggagagaggaaccgg aaaagtCTCCTTTAGAAGAGTTTGGGTTCCCGCGGGCCGGTGCGGAGGTCCGGCGGTACCTTAACCATGCGTTGTCGTATGATCAAGCAAAGAAGACTCCGAGATGGGTTATCGAGCATCTTTCAAAAGACAAACTCGACG GTATTGCCGACAGACAACATTGCAAATTTAAACCAGATCCAAACATCCCCAAAATCTTTAGCGCATCCAACGAAGACTATTATAAGAGCGGATGGTCCCGAGGGCACATGGCACCAGCTGGGGACAACAAATTCTCCACA GAGGCCATGGCGGAAACATTCTACCTGTCCAACATCGTACCGCAAAACTATGAGAATAATGCTGGCTTTTGGAACAG gctTGAAATGTATTGCCGAGACTTGACAAAAAAATATGACGATGTTTGGGTTGTCTCCGGACCTCTAGTTTTGCCTGAAACGCAAGAAGACGGAAGAAAGAGGGTGTCTTATCAG GTAATTGGGAAAGATGACGTCGCGGTGCCCTCCCACCTCTACAAGGTCATCCTCGCCCGGCAGCAGGACTCCGCAGAGGCGTTGGCCGTCGGGGCCTTTGTGGTGCCCAATATCCCCATCGGGTTTGACCGTCAGCTGCCCGAATATCAAGTCCAGCTCGAAGAGTTAGAGAAAATGTCTGGGTTGATTTTCTTCCCTGGGGCGGACGGCTTCAAAGACCTTTGCGAAGAGGACGGCTGCAGACTGATCCAGCTCGAGGAGTTCAAGCTGTACATTGCCGGGCGGCGGATGAAGAACGCCCGCAACTTGCAGAAGGTCGAGAAAATTATGTCGGAGCTGAGAGAGGCCGATATAAAACCCGATGATTATCTGACGAGCCTGTATGAACAGAAAAGGAAAGAGCTGTCAGTGGAGACCAACGATCAGcaggagagaaggagaggatAA